Within the Syngnathus scovelli strain Florida chromosome 6, RoL_Ssco_1.2, whole genome shotgun sequence genome, the region CTCATTTGGGAAAGGAATAATGCAGTATTTACTTCAACTCATCAGAAAGAATGCAAAATTCCTAAAGCAGAATAGCAACAAAAAGTAGGGAATAATAACGAAAGGTTCTTGTATACCACAGTACAGTACGCTAGATTTCAAGTAGTTTGGTGACTACCAGATTTAAATAAGCAATTAAAAACAGGATTATATGTGCACTGTATACTTGTAGAGCAGCACAGTAGAACTCGTGATTAGTATAGTTAAGTGATCAAATCTCAGATCAGGTCATCCtatgtgaagtttgcatgttctctgtgTGATTATGTGGGTTTTCTGTAGGGTCTCACACATTCCAAGAACATGCTCATTGAAAACTATTATGCCCTATAGGCGTGAATGTGATCATTTGCTTGGGGTTCAGTCAAGGGAGGAAGATTGGGAATTCTTGCAAGTCTATTAAAAACAGGTTTTCTCCAAAAATAGCTCATACTATATAATAACACAATGGTAAAACTAACAGTAGCTCATAAACATAAATGAAACTGACTACCTTCAAATACGTCATGATTGAAgtttaattaaacattaaaattaGCCCAATAGGGTAAATCAGTTTGTTTACAAATGTTGCGATAtcaaattaccgtaatttctaaACTATAAACGGCTACTTTTTGCACTAGTTTTGATCATGTGTCTTAGTCCAGTGCggtttatctatggattttttatttttcatatgaTATCGTAAGAGGATTTGTTTTGGTAATACGAGTAATCGAAATATTAaggacatttcatttaaaacacCTGCAGTTTATATATctgtcaatttgatcatttgCATTTCTACTAGCAAATGTAGTATActgttgacatttttaaaagttGGTTGTCAAAATTGGTTAATCGTTCTAAAAGATTTGCTCTAATAAATCCTTGTCaaataatattttgttttactgGTCCTTAGCCCACATGGAGGGAGAAAATGGTGGTCCTTCCATCAGGCTATTTTTCCTCGGAGAGGTTTCTGCCGTCTGCGGCAGTGTTGAGGTTTCCCTTCTCTGATGCAGTTAAATACAGCGTCCTGGGTTTGTCGATTGCTCTTCTTCTGGTGGCACTTGGTATCTTGGCATGGCAGGCCTTTAAATGTTTCAAACGTCCGTCTGTCACACCTCAAACAGGTGAGCAaggattaaattaaaaataaacatttcatgatTTTAATTTTCAAACCTTTTTAAGCCAGTTTTCTATCTGGTCTATACTTTAGTGAATGGTGATTTGCTGTACACAGATGACGTATCTAAAATAACAGGACACTACAGAGGAATTCCAACTATCAAGGTGAGCATTCGtgacaaaaaaacaatttcatttAAGGTGATCTGGATTTCTCCAAATGACTGTTGGAACATGACAAAAATGGAATTTGAATGAGTGAAAATTTTGCAGGTCGAAGATGCTGACATGGACATCTTAGAATTGACACAGGAAGCAGGAGAAGATAAAGTCTGTATCACTCTTTTTGTACATCTTGGTATCATCTCACTAGATCGCTTTAGACTTGATAAGTTTATGGAAGTACATCCTTTGTATGGAAAAAAGTTATGAAGGATATTTCCTAGAAtgcacatatttaaaaaatgtccagAGTACCACTATTTAATGGCCGATATTACAACGTttgatgttttgaatatgaatttttgaatcttttttttacacatttcaCAGAATTTTCATTTTCAGACACTTGGTTGATCACTGCATTTATTTAaaatcattgaatttcttcgttAACACTGTCTCACTCTCTACTGCCTACAGAAGATTCAAGGATGGCTCCACTATTCTGTGTATTATGACGCACAGCAGAACCAGCTTGTAGTTACTATCTTGGAGGTGGAGGGGCTTCAGCAGCAAAGACAAAGCAGCAGCCTCCAGCTGTTTGTCCAAGTAAAGCTTTTATGGACCGGAACCAAGACGAAGGGGCCATACATTGATGAAGTGGTACATACTATACTTTATTTCACTTTCAATTGTATAGTTTCACCAAATCTATTTGGTATTTACAATACACTAGTCTGGGTGCAAAAAAATTTggttatggattttttttttttttttttacttcttaatTCAATCGTGTGCCATTTACttgtcactttttttatttttagctaaAAACTGATGCATCCCTGTGTGGGAGATGCATTTTTCAGTAACCTCCTATTGCTTTGGTATCTGTCTGCTCCGATCCTTAGGATGAAGGGACACCATTTGCCCTGCGCACAGTGCTGCAGGACTGGCAGACTCGCATTGTCAAAGGCACCTGTAACCCATTGTTTGGAGACCAGTTCACCTGTATTCTGCATGATGAAAAACATCTTGATCACATGGACCTTCGACTGGAGGTTCTGTAACATATTTCACATTACCAGCGTGTTAAAACGATATGTATAGAGTATAGAAAATGTTCTTAAAGTCTTAACTTTGACTATGCTTATTCAGGTTAATATTATAAGAAGTCTGACAAACAGTCAATATGaccctcgtttgtgtttgtcaggtGAGAGACTTTGATAAATTCTCCAGACACACAACATTGGGAGAGGTGAGGacccctctgacacaactcaatATCTCCTACCCTCTGGAACTAAAAGGAAAGCTCAACACTCCGCAGAAGGTAAAAATAAGCCCCACTCAAACAGACAGATACAGGTCGACCGGTCATACTTGTATAGACTATAAATAAACATGCACAGTGAAGAAATTAAGTGCATTGAACAAATCCTCTTAAAACgcatcaaactcaaggcccggacgGCCCGCCAAAAACAGAGAGTCTAAAAcatgttaaaacattttt harbors:
- the syt19 gene encoding synaptotagmin-2 isoform X2; protein product: MVVLPSGYFSSERFLPSAAVLRFPFSDAVKYSVLGLSIALLLVALGILAWQAFKCFKRPSVTPQTDDVSKITGHYRGIPTIKVEDADMDILELTQEAGEDKKIQGWLHYSVYYDAQQNQLVVTILEVEGLQQQRQSSSLQLFVQVKLLWTGTKTKGPYIDEVDEGTPFALRTVLQDWQTRIVKGTCNPLFGDQFTCILHDEKHLDHMDLRLEVRDFDKFSRHTTLGEVRTPLTQLNISYPLELKGKLNTPQKDLVGEVLLSLRFLPTSQRIEVGVLKVRTVHKEQHLDAVLYARVSVQCNQCKLKYQKTSAVTRDTMTVFNEVLVFSLPELPVQQVKIFVSVFETQSSRKSSKHLIGQLIVKKDNHSENEHLGLMLRSIRQPIAKWHSLFI
- the syt19 gene encoding synaptotagmin-2 isoform X1: MVVLPSGYFSSERFLPSAAVLRFPFSDAVKYSVLGLSIALLLVALGILAWQAFKCFKRPSVTPQTVNGDLLYTDDVSKITGHYRGIPTIKVEDADMDILELTQEAGEDKKIQGWLHYSVYYDAQQNQLVVTILEVEGLQQQRQSSSLQLFVQVKLLWTGTKTKGPYIDEVDEGTPFALRTVLQDWQTRIVKGTCNPLFGDQFTCILHDEKHLDHMDLRLEVRDFDKFSRHTTLGEVRTPLTQLNISYPLELKGKLNTPQKDLVGEVLLSLRFLPTSQRIEVGVLKVRTVHKEQHLDAVLYARVSVQCNQCKLKYQKTSAVTRDTMTVFNEVLVFSLPELPVQQVKIFVSVFETQSSRKSSKHLIGQLIVKKDNHSENEHLGLMLRSIRQPIAKWHSLFI